A segment of the Frankineae bacterium MT45 genome:
ACACAGCGTTGCGGGCCTCATCGACCGGAGTCGGCTTGTGCTGGCGCAACTCGTCGGTCTGCCAGATCAGATCGACGATCTCCGCCAGCCCACGGTCCTGACGCGCCCGCGCGCCGCTGCCCGGTTCGGTGCTCACCTCGAGGATGTCGGCGACGCGCCGCAGTTTGGTGAGGATGGAGCGGCGGCTGGCTTCGGTGGGGTGTGCGGTGAAGACGGGGCGGACGGCCAGCGTCGCGATCGCCTCTTCCAGGCCGGCGGCGCCGGTGGATTCAGCCACCGCGGCGACCGAGCCGGCCAGCCACCCCTCGTCAGCCGGTCGGGTGTGCATGAGGCGGACGCGATGGACCTGCTCGGCGACGTTGGCCAGGTGGAAGTAGGCGGAGAAGGCACGGACGAGCGCGGCCGCGGTGTCGATCGGCTGGCCGGCCAGCAGTTCGCGGACGGCGTCGTAGGCGGTCTTGGCCGACAGCTGCGCGGACTCTCCATTCAGGGCGTCCGGCTCCGCGGCGCTCTCCTCGAGGTGGAAGTCGGTCGGCTCGCTGGCCGAGTCCGTCGACTTGCTCTGCTTGGTCAGCGTGCGCACCTGCTCGACGAGGTCCAGCAGATCACCGCCCTGCTGGCGGACCAGCGATTCGCCGAGGAGGGTCACGACCCGGCGCACGTCGGCGCGCAGTTCGGCGTCATCGGTCGGCTGGGCGTGGTGGGGGATGCTTTCCTGCGTCGAGGTCACCGGTTCATTCTCCCTCACAGCCCCTCCCGCTGCCTGTGAGTGATCTGCATCACAGTAACTATTCGGCTTTCGAATCGTTGTCACGGTTGGTGAGATTTTGACTCCGGAGTGCTGACATTCGATGGACAGAATGCCTATACCGTTGGCTACTTTGCCGTCAAGGGCGATTTCGACTTTCGCATTCACCTCACGCGTTATAGGTTTGCTCCGGTATCAGAGGGCCGGTGGGGCCGGCGTGAAGAAACTGCGGATATCCTTCGGTGCAGGGGCACTGATGGCTCATCCGGTGTCGAGGGTCACACTCTCGGCGTAGCGAACACATGAAGTATCAGGGGGGCGCGCACTCCACTCTTGGGTGGCAGTGAGCAAATCGGGGGGCCTTCGCAGCTAGCCTGCGAAGGGCCAAAATGGGGGAAAATGAACACCGGGGGCCATTCGGCTGCCGATGTGACGATGGACGACGCTGGCATGCCGCCGGCAAACTCCACCATCACAGCGCTGGCAGCCGCACATCAGACCATTTCGGTCAATCAGTCAGATTCGTCGGAGTCCGAGCGCGCAATTTCGCCGGTTCCGTCGTCCGCTTCGATGGCGACACAGCCGGCGCACCGCGTCTTCGCGCCGCACCGCGTTCGCCGCGGACATCGCCGTCACGAGCCCAGCGTCGCCGCCACTGGCGCCTTTGACGCCTCGCTCGTTGACCAGTTCGACGCGCAGCGTCGTCCATCCACTCCTGAGCCGCAGCGCAGCACAGTCGCCGAGAGCATCTCCTCGCGCGACCGCTGGGTCGGTCGCTACCAGAACATGCTGAAGACGGTCGACGTCGTCAGTGCGCTGGTCGCCTCCGTCGTTGCCTTCCTGCTCCGCTTCGGCGGCAACAGCGACTCGATCGCGCGGATGCACTACCCGCTGATCATCGCGGTCATGCCGCTGGCCTGGTTCGCGGCGATGTCGTTCAATCACGCTTACGAGGCTCGCGTCGTCGGTGCCGGTCAGGATGAATTCCGCCGTGTTTTCCGGGGCTTTCTGCACCTGACCGCGGCGATCGCTGTCGTCTCGTACGCCGCTCACGCTGACATCGCCCGGGGCTTCGTCCTCGTCGCGCTGCCGCTCGCGTTCGTGCTGGACGTCGCCGGCCGTTACGCCGCCCGCAAGTGGCTGCACCGGCAGCGCACCGTCGGTCGCGCCATGACGTCGGTGCTGGCCGTCGGTGAGCCGCACGCCATCCTCGAGTTCGGCGAGATGCTCGGCCGCGACCGGTACGCCGGGATGCGGGTCGTCGGAGCCTCGCTCCCGACGTCGGTCATGCGTGACCGGGACGCCATCGCCGAACTCGCCGCCGCCGGCATCCCGGTGCTCGGCGACGTCGACGCGATCGTCGACTCGGTGCGTGACAGTGGCGCCCACACCGTCGCTGTCCTCTCCTCCGGAGAGCTCGGTGCCCAGAAGCTGCGCTGGATCTCCTGGCAGCTCGAGGGCACGGACGCCGACCTCGTCGTCTCGCCCGGCCTCACCGAGGTGGCCGGCACCCGCCTGCACATCCGCCCGGTGGCCGGCCTCCCGCTGCTGCACGTCGAGGAGCCGGAGTTCAGCGGAACCCGCCGCATTTTCAAGGGCGCCTTCGACCGCACGCTGGCGGCCGTCGCGCTGATCGTGCTGTCGCCGCTGATGCTGGGCGTGGCGCTGGCCGTGAAGTTCACCAGTGCTGGTCCGGCGCTCTTCCGCCAGACCCGAGTCGGCCTGGACGGAACCACCTTCAGCATCCTGAAGTTCCGTTCGATGACGACCGACGCCGAGGACCGCAAGGCCGACCTGATGGACCAGAACGAGAACGACGGTCCGACCTTCAAGATGGCGCACGACCCACGGGTGACCCGGGTCGGTCGTGTCATCCGCAAGCTCTCCCTCGACGAGCTCCCGCAGTTCGTCAACGTGCTCAAGGGGGAGATGTCACTCGTCGGGCCGCGGCCGCCGCTGCCCAACGAGGTTGCCGAGTATGCGGCCGACGTGCACCGCCGCCTGCTGGTCAAGCCCGGTCTCACCGGTCTCGGTCAGATCAGCGGTCGCAGCAACCTGAAGTGGGACGAGGCCGTGCGCCTCGACCTGCGCTACGTCGAGAACTGGTCCTTCACGCTGGATCTGATGATCCTGTGGAAGACCTTCGGCGCGGTTCTTCGCAGTGATGGGGCGTTCTGAGAGGAGCTGAATTGAGGCGTTCTCCCTTGTCTTTAAGGGGAACTGCTCTGTCAGTCATGCTCACAGACGTCGCAGTCGAGGTCGGCGGGTCGCTCTGCGGCCCGCGACACGATCTCCCCACAGCGGCAGACCCAGCCGGCCGGACGGGCCGGATTCCCCAGCACCAGCTGGTGGGGCAGCACCGAACGTGTCACCACAGCACCAGCGGCAACGAGGCAGTGTTCGCCCAGTTCGTTGCCACAGACGATCGTGGCGTTGGCCCCGACCGAGGCGCCCTTGCGCACCCAGGTCTCGGTCAGCCGCCACTCTCCGGTGGCTCGCGGGTTCAGGTCGTTGGTAAAGACCGCGGCCGGGCCGACAAAGGAGTCGTCTTCGAGCAGTACGCCCGCGTAGACGGAGACGTTGTTCTGGATCTTGACCCGATCGCCGATCTGGACACCGTGATCTACAAAGACGTTCGCACTGATCTGCGCCCCGGTGCCGATCCGCGCGCCGCGGCGGATGTGCACGTTTCGCCAGACCCGGGTCTCGGCACCGATCTCGACGTCGGCTTCGATCTCAACGCTCGGATGCACGAACGCGGTCGGGTGCACGGAGGCGGTCGGGTCGATATTCACGTCGGGGTGCATGTAAGTCCATTCCATCAGGTAGGTCGCTCGATCCTAGAACCACGAGCACAGGCTCGGCGGGTCGTATCGAGCATCGCAGCGTCGTCGCGTGATTACTCCGTGAATTCTTCTAGGGTAAAGATGCCCGAAATCGGGGTCGAGTCGCTGGTGAAATCAACAACACACTCTCAACAGTTTCCTAGTGTGGTTTTCAAGTGTCGCAGGCGTGATTTCCGCGTTAGGCTCGTCCTGCGTTGGGTAGCGCGGAGTACACGTAATTCGGGGGAGTACAGCGATGGCTATCGCTAAATGGGCAGTATCCACTAAGGCTCGACGACTGGTGACCTTGGCCGTCACGAGCCTGTTGGTGCTCGGGCTGATCGACGCGATGCCTATCGCTCCGGCCGCCGCCGCGACGGGCTCGTCCTGTGGCGCCAGCATCAACCCCATCGTCTGCGAGAACTCGCTCCCCGGCACGCCGGAGTCGGTGTGGGACGTGAACGGCTCCGGTGACCCGACGATCCAGGGCTTCTCCACCAGCATCAGCGTGAACGCCGGCTCCGCGATCGGCTTCAAGATCCAGACGCCCGCGACTTCCTACACGATCGACATCTACCGCCTCGGGTACTACCAGGGCAACGGCGCTCGCAAGATCACCTCGATCAGCCCGTCGGCCACCCTCCCGCAGACGCAGCCCACCTGCCTGACGGATCCGTCGGTCAGCCTGGTCGACTGTGGTGACTGGGGGCTGTCGGCCTCGTGGGTCGTCCCGTCGACCGCGGTCTCGGGCGTATACATCGCCAAGCTGACGCGCACCGACATTCCCAACGGTGGCGCCAGCCAGATCTCGTTTGTGGTGCGTAACGACTCCAGCCACTCCGACGTCATCTTCCAGACCTCCGACGAGTCGTGGGAGGCCTACAACCGCTACGGCGACGCCGACTTCTACACCGGCTCGACCACCAACCCGTGGGACTCCGCGTCCCGGGCCCGCAAGGTCAGCTACAACCGGCCGTTCGCGACCCGCGACGACTTCTCCGGACGCGACTTCCTCTTCAGCAACGAGTACCCGACCATCCAGTTCATGGAGCGCAACGGCTACGACGTGAGCTACATGGCCGGCGTCGACACTGACCGCCTCGGCTCGACCCTGCTGAAGAACCACAAGGTCTTCATGTCCGTCGGCCACGACGAATACTGGTCACAGGCCCAGCGCACCAACGTCGAGAGTGCTCGCGACGCGGGCGTCAACCTGATGTTCCTCTCCGGCAACGAGGTCTTCTGGCACACCCGGTTCGAGCCGAGCATCGACGGCACCAACACGCCGTACCGCACGCTGGTCGATTACAAGGAAACGTGGGACAACGCGCCATCCGATCCAAGCGGCGAGGCGACCGCCACCTGGCGAGATCCGCGCTTCTCCGCGGCCCCTGGTGGCACGAACCCGGAGAACGCGCTCACCGGCACGATGTACAAGGCCAACAACATCTCGATGCCGATCACGGTGACCGCGGCGCAGGGCAAGACGCGCATGTGGGCCAACACCGGTCTCTCGTCGATGGCCGGCGCCAGCACCGCGCTCGCCCCGAACACCGTCGGCTACGAGTCTGATGAGGACGTCGACAACGGCTTCCGCCCGGCCGGTCTCATCGACCTCTCGACCACCACTGGCCCGTCGGCGGAGGAGTCCTATGACTTCGGCACGCTCACCCAGGCCGGCACCACGACCCACCACGTCACCGAGTACCGGGCCGCGAGCGGAGC
Coding sequences within it:
- a CDS encoding exopolysaccharide biosynthesis polyprenyl glycosylphosphotransferase: MNTGGHSAADVTMDDAGMPPANSTITALAAAHQTISVNQSDSSESERAISPVPSSASMATQPAHRVFAPHRVRRGHRRHEPSVAATGAFDASLVDQFDAQRRPSTPEPQRSTVAESISSRDRWVGRYQNMLKTVDVVSALVASVVAFLLRFGGNSDSIARMHYPLIIAVMPLAWFAAMSFNHAYEARVVGAGQDEFRRVFRGFLHLTAAIAVVSYAAHADIARGFVLVALPLAFVLDVAGRYAARKWLHRQRTVGRAMTSVLAVGEPHAILEFGEMLGRDRYAGMRVVGASLPTSVMRDRDAIAELAAAGIPVLGDVDAIVDSVRDSGAHTVAVLSSGELGAQKLRWISWQLEGTDADLVVSPGLTEVAGTRLHIRPVAGLPLLHVEEPEFSGTRRIFKGAFDRTLAAVALIVLSPLMLGVALAVKFTSAGPALFRQTRVGLDGTTFSILKFRSMTTDAEDRKADLMDQNENDGPTFKMAHDPRVTRVGRVIRKLSLDELPQFVNVLKGEMSLVGPRPPLPNEVAEYAADVHRRLLVKPGLTGLGQISGRSNLKWDEAVRLDLRYVENWSFTLDLMILWKTFGAVLRSDGAF
- a CDS encoding transferase hexapeptide (six repeat-containing protein) — translated: MHPDVNIDPTASVHPTAFVHPSVEIEADVEIGAETRVWRNVHIRRGARIGTGAQISANVFVDHGVQIGDRVKIQNNVSVYAGVLLEDDSFVGPAAVFTNDLNPRATGEWRLTETWVRKGASVGANATIVCGNELGEHCLVAAGAVVTRSVLPHQLVLGNPARPAGWVCRCGEIVSRAAERPADLDCDVCEHD